One Elusimicrobiota bacterium genomic region harbors:
- a CDS encoding phosphatidate cytidylyltransferase: MLLPRFLTGLIGIPIVLLVIWLGNLPFAFAIYTVTLLCLWEFYALWQDVGFSPGKVFGLIFGSVMYVLIYTESAVIGKVYEKAVVSGKFTAAAGRILNDPLPIDAVMLIFFLGVAVYLIWKLFRQPKETTYIDIMITFWGVIYVVWLLSHLVMLRELRPLGQQYTFMLFLTIWIGDTAAYAAGVTFGKIYAFPRVSPHKTLEGGIAGVLASIIVVWLFNIFIIRGLSIVNIISIALIISVAGFFGDLTESFFKRQVGVKDSSALLPGHGGMLDRFDSLMFAGPLLYYYLKLFL, translated from the coding sequence ATGTTACTACCACGTTTTCTTACAGGTTTGATAGGTATACCTATAGTACTATTGGTAATCTGGCTTGGGAATTTACCATTTGCGTTTGCGATTTATACCGTTACCCTACTTTGTTTATGGGAATTTTATGCGTTATGGCAGGATGTGGGATTTTCCCCGGGAAAAGTGTTTGGCCTGATTTTCGGTAGTGTGATGTACGTACTAATTTATACTGAAAGCGCGGTTATTGGCAAGGTTTATGAAAAGGCGGTAGTTTCAGGTAAGTTTACTGCCGCTGCGGGGCGTATACTAAACGATCCGTTACCGATTGACGCTGTGATGCTAATCTTTTTTCTGGGTGTCGCGGTATATCTCATCTGGAAACTTTTCCGTCAACCTAAGGAAACTACGTATATTGACATAATGATAACCTTCTGGGGTGTTATCTACGTGGTATGGTTGTTAAGCCATCTTGTAATGCTACGCGAGTTACGCCCATTAGGACAGCAGTATACGTTCATGTTATTCCTGACAATCTGGATAGGTGATACTGCTGCGTATGCCGCGGGGGTTACCTTTGGGAAAATATATGCGTTCCCGAGAGTAAGCCCGCATAAAACATTGGAGGGCGGGATTGCAGGTGTGCTTGCTAGTATCATAGTTGTGTGGTTATTCAATATTTTTATTATCCGCGGATTGTCTATTGTAAATATCATAAGTATTGCGTTGATAATATCGGTTGCGGGCTTCTTCGGTGATTTAACTGAATCATTTTTTAAACGCCAGGTTGGGGTTAAGGATTCAAGTGCGTTACTGCCCGGGCACGGGGGTATGCTTGACCGGTTTGACAGTTTGATGTTTGCCGGGCCGTTGCTGTATTACTACCTCAAACTGTTTTTGTGA
- a CDS encoding isoprenyl transferase, which translates to MPDVDFTKLPAHIAIIMDGNRRWARKNGKLEHKGHYAGAESVRDIVECCAEIGIKVLTLYAFSTENWTRKKVEVDTLMSLLCEYLKKERVRLVKNNIVLRVSGDISRIPGSTKQEIENTIRETGENTGLIFNLALNYGSRQEIVQALQKIIDTGTKVVDEKMISSHLYTAGLPDPDLLIRTSNELRVSNFMLWQLAYTELYFTPVLWPEFKRKDLLTALAEFQKRGRRYGE; encoded by the coding sequence ATGCCGGACGTAGATTTTACCAAACTACCGGCACATATCGCAATAATAATGGACGGTAACCGCCGGTGGGCGCGTAAGAACGGTAAACTTGAGCATAAAGGGCATTATGCCGGAGCTGAATCAGTAAGGGATATTGTAGAGTGCTGTGCGGAAATCGGGATTAAGGTATTAACTCTCTACGCGTTTTCAACGGAAAACTGGACCCGGAAAAAAGTGGAAGTTGATACACTGATGTCGCTGTTGTGCGAGTACCTGAAAAAAGAACGCGTAAGGTTGGTAAAAAACAATATTGTTCTCAGGGTAAGCGGAGATATATCCAGGATACCTGGAAGTACAAAACAGGAAATTGAGAATACCATTCGTGAAACCGGGGAAAATACAGGGTTGATATTTAACTTAGCGCTGAACTACGGCAGCCGGCAGGAAATTGTACAGGCGTTACAAAAAATAATTGATACCGGCACTAAAGTTGTTGATGAAAAAATGATTTCCTCACATCTTTACACTGCCGGATTACCGGACCCTGATCTTTTAATACGGACAAGTAACGAGCTGCGTGTATCAAATTTTATGTTGTGGCAGCTGGCTTATACGGAACTATATTTTACACCGGTACTTTGGCCGGAATTCAAAAGGAAAGATCTATTGACGGCACTCGCGGAGTTTCAAAAACGTGGACGCCGTTATGGCGAGTAA
- the frr gene encoding ribosome recycling factor codes for MNAKTILVEAEERMKKTIDKVRNDFASVRTGRASMFLVDGIKVEYYGALTPLNQIAAINIPDAKTIEIRPWDKGVFPAAEKAIIKANIGINPQNDGKVIRLVLPQLTQERRQDLVKVVRKMSEEYRIGVRNERRDALELLRKTQKAGEITEDDKFNSEKDLQKIADGYIKQIDDILTGKEKEILEV; via the coding sequence ATGAACGCTAAAACAATCCTTGTCGAAGCTGAGGAGAGGATGAAGAAAACTATTGATAAAGTAAGGAACGACTTTGCGTCGGTACGTACCGGCCGCGCGTCTATGTTTTTGGTGGACGGCATCAAAGTTGAGTACTACGGTGCATTGACGCCGTTAAACCAAATTGCGGCTATAAATATCCCTGATGCAAAAACTATTGAGATCCGTCCTTGGGATAAAGGCGTATTCCCTGCAGCTGAGAAAGCTATTATCAAAGCAAATATCGGAATTAACCCGCAGAATGACGGTAAGGTTATCCGCCTGGTTCTCCCGCAGTTAACACAGGAACGTCGGCAGGATCTTGTAAAAGTTGTGCGTAAAATGTCAGAAGAATACCGTATCGGTGTTAGGAATGAACGCAGGGATGCTTTAGAATTATTAAGAAAAACACAAAAAGCAGGTGAGATAACCGAGGATGATAAGTTTAATTCCGAGAAAGACCTCCAAAAAATTGCAGATGGTTATATAAAACAAATTGACGATATTCTTACTGGGAAAGAAAAAGAAATTCTTGAAGTCTAA
- the pyrH gene encoding UMP kinase, with the protein MPKPKYKRILLKLSGESLLGEQKYGIDPVAVCNVAEEIVRTRNLGVDIGIVIGGGNIWRGRDTSENSRYRIDHVTADYMGMLATVLNSLALQDALEKMNIPTRVQTAIEMAKLAEPFIRRRAIRHLEKGRIVIFAAGTGNPYFTTDTAAALRAIEISADVLLKATKVDGVYSADPKKVATARKFKELSYTTALNKRLGVMDAAALSLCLENNLPIVVFNLFKKNNVRNIVAGNMKEGTLVSEVEDKYER; encoded by the coding sequence TGACCCTGTTGCTGTGTGTAATGTTGCGGAAGAAATTGTACGGACACGCAACCTCGGGGTGGATATCGGTATCGTTATCGGCGGTGGAAATATTTGGCGTGGACGCGATACTTCAGAGAACAGTAGATACAGGATTGATCATGTTACCGCTGACTATATGGGCATGCTTGCCACTGTATTAAACTCACTGGCGTTACAGGATGCGTTAGAGAAAATGAATATACCCACTCGTGTACAAACCGCGATTGAGATGGCAAAACTTGCGGAACCTTTCATCCGCCGCCGTGCAATACGGCATCTTGAAAAAGGAAGAATCGTGATCTTCGCTGCGGGGACAGGTAATCCGTATTTTACTACAGATACCGCTGCAGCCTTACGTGCGATTGAAATCAGTGCTGATGTTTTGCTGAAAGCCACAAAAGTTGATGGCGTATATTCTGCTGACCCAAAAAAAGTTGCAACTGCAAGAAAGTTTAAGGAGTTGTCTTATACCACAGCATTGAATAAGAGGTTAGGCGTTATGGACGCTGCGGCATTATCGTTATGTTTAGAGAATAACTTGCCAATTGTTGTGTTTAACCTATTTAAAAAGAACAATGTCAGGAATATTGTGGCGGGTAATATGAAAGAAGGAACTTTAGTATCGGAGGTGGAGGACAAGTATGAACGCTAA